A single region of the Bacteroidota bacterium genome encodes:
- the recG gene encoding ATP-dependent DNA helicase RecG — protein sequence MLSLNTPLIYVKGVGEARAELLRKELLLDNCLDLIQFFPYRYIDRTDFKTVKEALHLAMQTEDVKDIQLKGKLKNIHVVGLKRAKRLVATLDDGTGTIELVWFNGISWLQKTLKPDTQYQVFGKPYFFNGNLNITHPEIEDTVTADFQLSGKIQPVYSGTEKLKARGINSKAIARYTHFVLEQLDPKELFEILPESIRNKYKLLARWDAYKQIHFPDSEPHLQHAIRRLKYEELFIDQIKLLRVKQYRHSTSIGFILKNIDNLFTPFYNEHLPFELTNAQKRVVKEIRKDVLSGRQMNRLLQGDVGSGKTVVALLTMLMAIDNNFQSCLMAPTEILAQQHYTGIKELMQPLNLRVELLTGSVKGKRRKTIFEDLESGKIHILIGTHALIEDTVKFNNLGCVVIDEQHRFGVEQRAKLWAKNNISPHILVMTATPIPRTLAMTYYGDLDVSVIDELPPGRKQIKTVHRKESERLQVFGFLKEQIKEGRQVFVIYPLIQESEKLDLNNLMEGVQAFERAFPRPEYHLSIMHGKMKPADKEFEMQRFLKNNTQIMVSTTVIEVGVNVPNATVMIIENAERFGLAQLHQLRGRVGRGAHQSFCILMTGDKLNNDARTRIQTMIQTNDGFKISEVDMQLRGPGEIEGTRQSGAPNFKIANIATDEHIMREARSSAEELLTDDAQLEKPENQSLRKYLSEQKWKIKQWGKVS from the coding sequence ATATTGAGTTTAAATACACCTCTAATATATGTGAAAGGCGTTGGCGAAGCGAGGGCGGAATTGTTGCGCAAAGAATTGTTGTTGGATAATTGCCTCGATTTAATTCAATTTTTTCCTTACCGGTATATTGACAGAACCGATTTTAAAACGGTTAAGGAGGCATTACATCTCGCTATGCAAACTGAAGATGTAAAAGATATTCAATTAAAAGGTAAACTAAAAAATATTCATGTTGTCGGATTAAAACGCGCAAAACGTTTGGTGGCAACTTTAGATGATGGCACAGGAACAATTGAATTGGTTTGGTTTAACGGTATTTCCTGGCTGCAAAAAACTTTAAAGCCGGATACACAATATCAGGTATTTGGGAAACCTTATTTTTTTAATGGTAATTTAAATATTACCCATCCTGAAATTGAAGATACGGTTACTGCAGATTTTCAACTCAGCGGGAAAATTCAACCTGTTTATTCAGGAACAGAAAAATTAAAAGCACGCGGCATTAACAGTAAAGCCATTGCAAGATATACGCATTTTGTTCTGGAGCAACTCGACCCGAAAGAATTATTTGAAATTTTACCGGAATCTATTCGCAATAAATATAAATTATTAGCGCGATGGGATGCCTATAAACAAATTCATTTTCCTGATTCGGAACCACATCTTCAACATGCTATTCGCCGTTTAAAATATGAGGAGTTATTTATTGATCAAATAAAATTGTTGCGCGTAAAACAATATCGCCACAGCACCAGCATTGGATTTATTTTAAAAAATATTGATAATTTATTTACACCATTTTATAACGAGCATTTACCATTTGAACTCACCAATGCACAAAAACGTGTGGTGAAGGAAATCAGGAAAGATGTTTTGAGTGGAAGGCAAATGAACAGATTGTTGCAAGGTGATGTAGGAAGTGGTAAAACTGTTGTAGCGTTGCTCACCATGTTGATGGCAATTGATAACAATTTCCAGAGTTGTTTAATGGCGCCGACCGAAATTTTAGCCCAACAACATTATACCGGTATTAAAGAATTAATGCAACCACTCAATTTGCGTGTTGAATTGCTTACCGGCAGTGTAAAAGGAAAAAGAAGAAAAACCATTTTCGAAGATTTAGAAAGTGGTAAAATTCATATTTTAATCGGCACACATGCTTTAATTGAAGATACCGTTAAATTTAATAATTTGGGATGTGTAGTTATAGATGAACAACATCGTTTTGGTGTTGAGCAAAGGGCGAAGTTGTGGGCAAAAAATAATATTTCACCACATATTTTGGTAATGACTGCCACGCCGATTCCGCGCACTCTGGCAATGACGTATTATGGTGATTTGGATGTGAGTGTTATTGATGAATTGCCACCGGGAAGAAAACAAATAAAAACTGTTCACCGAAAAGAAAGTGAGCGCTTACAGGTTTTTGGATTTTTAAAAGAACAAATAAAAGAAGGTCGACAGGTATTTGTAATTTATCCGTTGATACAGGAAAGTGAGAAACTTGATTTAAATAATTTAATGGAAGGTGTTCAGGCATTTGAACGCGCATTTCCGCGGCCGGAATATCATTTAAGTATTATGCACGGAAAAATGAAACCTGCAGATAAAGAATTTGAAATGCAGCGTTTCCTGAAAAATAATACACAAATAATGGTGAGCACAACGGTAATTGAAGTTGGTGTAAATGTGCCAAATGCAACTGTTATGATTATTGAAAATGCAGAGCGATTTGGATTAGCACAATTACATCAATTAAGAGGCCGTGTTGGGCGTGGTGCACATCAATCGTTTTGTATATTAATGACCGGAGATAAATTAAATAACGATGCTCGCACGCGCATACAAACGATGATACAAACTAATGATGGTTTTAAAATTTCGGAAGTAGATATGCAGTTGCGCGGACCGGGAGAAATTGAAGGCACCAGACAAAGCGGAGCACCAAATTTTAAAATAGCCAATATTGCCACCGACGAACATATTATGCGAGAGGCAAGAAGTTCTGCAGAGGAGCTTTTAACCGATGATGCACAGCTCGAAAAACCCGAAAACCAGTCGCTCAGGAAGTATTTATCTGAGCAAAAATGGAAAATTAAACAGTGGGGTAAGGTTTCGTGA